One Zeugodacus cucurbitae isolate PBARC_wt_2022May chromosome 3, idZeuCucr1.2, whole genome shotgun sequence genomic region harbors:
- the LOC105218764 gene encoding filaggrin-2 isoform X2, giving the protein MKSFTAIVLAICVCAVAAELENRRDFHKLHYSQHHQTVQEAKQKLGDVASGFDGQQHASFEEVSSYGGVGTVGLSGGSSGYGSSGYSSGGYSGHQSSAGLSGLSAAELASGSSFGASSNSAASFGASHSANFGSSSSFGANSNFASGASNGASVVIPVSGGSSSSFSEQSENVHQQVIPEVVASGSGSSGHESYIHHEERRTESKPAISYTVPVGGSENYVHHEERRVQSQTAAPIISYAPSGGHESYVHHEERRTQSQPVIHYTAPSGGSENYYHHEERRVAAQPVIQYTVPSGGAENYVHHEERRVQSQAVPVIQYTAPSGGSEKYVSIKEQRIQQAAPVQIISSPSGHESYVNYRQVTTSAQPQIIVPSVGGSHSSYVQHSAASNTASQLGNLLSGSLTAGQTGFSGLGSSSLTSANSGFGSQSRYGAQSGFGAQSGYSAQHGFGAQSQFGAQHGFGAASNAAITQGAAFGSGFGSQSKFGSQFGAESSFNSKFGSSFGADSAFGASSGLSAGAGSSGLHHYISESERLAKAQAQDIGYGGVRAGGSQLADLSAGYGSNAGLSGGFGGSGGGFKTKSWEKASKWSSQSEFGPDGQVKNFKELSTGESENYDINGKRVGYKAATTTLDDNGKVSSYSLHT; this is encoded by the exons ATGAAGAGTTTTACAGCCATTGTATTGGCAATCTGCGTCTGCGCAGTGGCTGCAG aGCTCGAGAACAG GCGTGATTTCCACAAATT ACACTACAGTCAACACCATCAAACGGTTCAAGAGGCTAAACAAAAATTGGGAGATGTAGCTTCTGGCTTCGATGG GCAACAACATGCTTCCTTTGAAGAGGTCAGCTCTTATGGTGGGGTGGGCACTGTCGGACTTTCAGGTGGTAGTAGCGGATACGGCAGCAGTGGCTACAGTAGCGGTGGCTATTCTGGTCATCAAAGCTCCGCTGGTTTATCAGGTCTTTCAGCCGCTGAATTGGCAAGTGGTTCGTCTTTCGGTGCATCCAGTAATAGCGCTGCTTCATTTGGTGCAAGTCACTCAGCGAACTTTGGTAGCTCTTCATCATTCGGCGCTAATTCGAACTTTGCCAGTGGCGCCAGCAATGGAGCTTCTGTTGTGATACCCGTCTCAGGTGGATCATCAAGCAGTTTCTCAGAACAGAGTGAAAATGTACATCAACAAGTCATACCTGAAGTTGTCGCTTCAGGAAGTGGTTCTAGTGGTCATGAAAGTTATATCCACCATGAAGAACGCCGTACTGAAAGCAAACCTGCCATTAGTTATACCGTACCTGTTGGTGGCTCTGAGAACTATGTGCACCACGAGGAACGTCGTGTACAGTCGCAAACTGCAGCACCAATTATTTCATACGCACCATCGGGTGGTCACGAAAGTTATGTACACCACGAGGAACGTCGCACACAAAGCCAACCCGTTATCCACTACACTGCCCCATCTGGTGGCTCCGAAAACTACTATCACCATGAAGAACGTCGTGTTGCTGCTCAACCCGTTATTCAGTACACTGTGCCCAGTGGTGGTGCTGAGAACTATGTCCACCACGAAGAACGACGTGTACAAAGTCAAGCTGTGCCTGTAATTCAATACACCGCACCATCTGGTGGCTCAGAGAAATACGTATCCATTAAAGAGCAACGTATTCAACAAGCTGCACCCGTTCAAATTATTTCTTCTCCTTCCGGCCATGAGTCTTATGTTAATTATCGTCAAGTGACCACCTCAGCTCAACCCCAAATTATTGTACCATCTGTCGGTGGCTCCCACTCTTCTTACGTACAACACTCTGCTGCTTCAAACACAGCTTCTCAATTAGGCAATCTGTTGAGTGGTTCATTGACTGCAGGTCAAACAGGCTTCAGTGGTCTCG GCTCAAGTTCGCTTACATCCGCCAATTCTGGTTTCGGTTCCCAAAGTCGTTATGGTGCGCAAAGTGGTTTTGGAGCTCAAAGCGGATACAGCGCCCAACATGGATTTGGTGCTCAAAGCCAATTCGGCGCTCAACACGGATTCGGTGCAGCCAGCAATGCGGCCATTACACAGGGCGCTGCTTTTGGCAGTGGCTTCGGCTCACAATCCAAATTTGGCTCCCAATTCGGTGCTGAGTCTAGCTTCAACTCTAAATTTGGTTCAAGTTTCGGAGCAGATTCTGCATTTGGCGCAAGCTCAGGTTTGTCCGCTGGCGCAGGCTCTTCGGGCTTACATCACTACATTTCTGAATCCGAGCGTTTGGCTAAAGCCCAAGCCCAAGATATCGGCTATGGTGGCGTACGTGCTGGCGGTAGCCAATTGGCCGACTTGTCTGCAGGTTATGGTAGCAATGCCGGTCTTTCAGGCGGTTTTGGCGGCTCTGGCGGTggttttaaaacaaaatcttGGGAAAAGGCTTCGAAATGGTCTTCACAATCTGAG TTTGGTCCCGATGGTCAagtgaaaaatttcaaagagCTATCGACTGGCGAAAGCGAGAACTACGACATAAACGGCAAGCGCGTCGGCTACAAGGCAGCTACCACTACACTCGATGACAATGGCAAAGTCAGCAGCTACAGTCTTCACACATAA
- the LOC105218764 gene encoding filaggrin-2 isoform X4, with translation MKSFTAIVLAICVCAVAAELENRHYSQHHQTVQEAKQKLGDVASGFDGQQHASFEEVSSYGGVGTVGLSGGSSGYGSSGYSSGGYSGHQSSAGLSGLSAAELASGSSFGASSNSAASFGASHSANFGSSSSFGANSNFASGASNGASVVIPVSGGSSSSFSEQSENVHQQVIPEVVASGSGSSGHESYIHHEERRTESKPAISYTVPVGGSENYVHHEERRVQSQTAAPIISYAPSGGHESYVHHEERRTQSQPVIHYTAPSGGSENYYHHEERRVAAQPVIQYTVPSGGAENYVHHEERRVQSQAVPVIQYTAPSGGSEKYVSIKEQRIQQAAPVQIISSPSGHESYVNYRQVTTSAQPQIIVPSVGGSHSSYVQHSAASNTASQLGNLLSGSLTAGQTGFSGLGSSSLTSANSGFGSQSRYGAQSGFGAQSGYSAQHGFGAQSQFGAQHGFGAASNAAITQGAAFGSGFGSQSKFGSQFGAESSFNSKFGSSFGADSAFGASSGLSAGAGSSGLHHYISESERLAKAQAQDIGYGGVRAGGSQLADLSAGYGSNAGLSGGFGGSGGGFKTKSWEKASKWSSQSEFGPDGQVKNFKELSTGESENYDINGKRVGYKAATTTLDDNGKVSSYSLHT, from the exons ATGAAGAGTTTTACAGCCATTGTATTGGCAATCTGCGTCTGCGCAGTGGCTGCAG aGCTCGAGAACAG ACACTACAGTCAACACCATCAAACGGTTCAAGAGGCTAAACAAAAATTGGGAGATGTAGCTTCTGGCTTCGATGG GCAACAACATGCTTCCTTTGAAGAGGTCAGCTCTTATGGTGGGGTGGGCACTGTCGGACTTTCAGGTGGTAGTAGCGGATACGGCAGCAGTGGCTACAGTAGCGGTGGCTATTCTGGTCATCAAAGCTCCGCTGGTTTATCAGGTCTTTCAGCCGCTGAATTGGCAAGTGGTTCGTCTTTCGGTGCATCCAGTAATAGCGCTGCTTCATTTGGTGCAAGTCACTCAGCGAACTTTGGTAGCTCTTCATCATTCGGCGCTAATTCGAACTTTGCCAGTGGCGCCAGCAATGGAGCTTCTGTTGTGATACCCGTCTCAGGTGGATCATCAAGCAGTTTCTCAGAACAGAGTGAAAATGTACATCAACAAGTCATACCTGAAGTTGTCGCTTCAGGAAGTGGTTCTAGTGGTCATGAAAGTTATATCCACCATGAAGAACGCCGTACTGAAAGCAAACCTGCCATTAGTTATACCGTACCTGTTGGTGGCTCTGAGAACTATGTGCACCACGAGGAACGTCGTGTACAGTCGCAAACTGCAGCACCAATTATTTCATACGCACCATCGGGTGGTCACGAAAGTTATGTACACCACGAGGAACGTCGCACACAAAGCCAACCCGTTATCCACTACACTGCCCCATCTGGTGGCTCCGAAAACTACTATCACCATGAAGAACGTCGTGTTGCTGCTCAACCCGTTATTCAGTACACTGTGCCCAGTGGTGGTGCTGAGAACTATGTCCACCACGAAGAACGACGTGTACAAAGTCAAGCTGTGCCTGTAATTCAATACACCGCACCATCTGGTGGCTCAGAGAAATACGTATCCATTAAAGAGCAACGTATTCAACAAGCTGCACCCGTTCAAATTATTTCTTCTCCTTCCGGCCATGAGTCTTATGTTAATTATCGTCAAGTGACCACCTCAGCTCAACCCCAAATTATTGTACCATCTGTCGGTGGCTCCCACTCTTCTTACGTACAACACTCTGCTGCTTCAAACACAGCTTCTCAATTAGGCAATCTGTTGAGTGGTTCATTGACTGCAGGTCAAACAGGCTTCAGTGGTCTCG GCTCAAGTTCGCTTACATCCGCCAATTCTGGTTTCGGTTCCCAAAGTCGTTATGGTGCGCAAAGTGGTTTTGGAGCTCAAAGCGGATACAGCGCCCAACATGGATTTGGTGCTCAAAGCCAATTCGGCGCTCAACACGGATTCGGTGCAGCCAGCAATGCGGCCATTACACAGGGCGCTGCTTTTGGCAGTGGCTTCGGCTCACAATCCAAATTTGGCTCCCAATTCGGTGCTGAGTCTAGCTTCAACTCTAAATTTGGTTCAAGTTTCGGAGCAGATTCTGCATTTGGCGCAAGCTCAGGTTTGTCCGCTGGCGCAGGCTCTTCGGGCTTACATCACTACATTTCTGAATCCGAGCGTTTGGCTAAAGCCCAAGCCCAAGATATCGGCTATGGTGGCGTACGTGCTGGCGGTAGCCAATTGGCCGACTTGTCTGCAGGTTATGGTAGCAATGCCGGTCTTTCAGGCGGTTTTGGCGGCTCTGGCGGTggttttaaaacaaaatcttGGGAAAAGGCTTCGAAATGGTCTTCACAATCTGAG TTTGGTCCCGATGGTCAagtgaaaaatttcaaagagCTATCGACTGGCGAAAGCGAGAACTACGACATAAACGGCAAGCGCGTCGGCTACAAGGCAGCTACCACTACACTCGATGACAATGGCAAAGTCAGCAGCTACAGTCTTCACACATAA
- the LOC105218763 gene encoding uncharacterized protein LOC105218763 — protein MSGQLSSSGTSTICLLLLLLAIVFLPQNVKAQANKVSPKLDFDEAENKNSSDVPIVPGTGQGGRVDGNQNRSGKEDGANGRDSDATTNTNSGGGGKSGPKIHGVRVTVDTGDTRKSKENTESVEITDVGKHKKRVGIHTDITFEISTDGDSDGNATSAAQDGAKEDASVPIFKGRSRPTQKSRKPYDPKNQWNPNFSSERRSYEGGSHASGPAYYHPQYYPNNVPVYVATGDGRGSSVGTVYRSRGDGWNSYVPSSSIWTTERSYSEQYRPNTVAGHRTPSWKPCYCMTSAVDNRRRRENTHVMKEVLQPTSPALKVIDAKLEKPFSSS, from the exons CACAAGCGAATAAGGTTTCGCCGAAATTGGATTTTGACGAAGCGGAAAATAAAAACAGCTCAGATGTGCCCATAGTGCCAGGCACGGGACAAGGCGGTAGGGTGGATGGTAATCAAAATAGAAGTGGCAAAGAAGACGGAGCTAACGGTAGGGACAGTGATGCAACAACCAACACCAACAGTGGAGGCGGCGGTAAATCCGGACCTAAAATCCATGGTGTGCGAGTGACTGTCGACACAGGTGACACTCGAAAATCAAAgg AGAACACAGAGAGCGTGGAAATAACTGATGTGGGAAAGCACAAAAAGCGGGTTGGCATACATACGGATATAACATTTGAAATATCGACAGACGGAGATAGTGATGGCAATGCGACTAGTGCAGCACAAGATGGCGCTAAAG AGGATGCTAGTGTGCCCATTTTTAAAGGACGAAGTCGTCCTACGCAAAAGTCCCGAAAGCCATACGATCCCAAAAACCAGTGGAATCCCAATTTCTCTTCGGAGCGACGTAGCTACGAAGGCGGTAGTCACGCGTCCGGTCCAGCTTACTACCATCCACAATACTATCCAAATAATGTGCCCGTCTATGTAGCAACAGGCGATGGACGTGGGAGCAGTGTTGGTACGGTCTATAGGTCTAGAGGAGATGGTTGGAATAGTTATGTGCCCTCTTCTAGTATATGGACGACTGAGCGTAGTTACAGTGAGCAATATAGACCCAATACAGTAGCTGGTCATAGGACACCTAGTTGGAAACCATGCTACTGCATGACCTCCGCTGTCGATAATAGAAGGCGGCGTGAAAACACGCATGTTATGAAGGAAGTTCTTCAACCTACAAGCCCAGCTCTTAAAGTGATAGATGCGAAATTGGAGAAACCCTTTTCAAGCAGTTAA
- the LOC105218764 gene encoding filaggrin-2 isoform X3, with translation MKSFTAIVLAICVCAVAAEELENRHYSQHHQTVQEAKQKLGDVASGFDGQQHASFEEVSSYGGVGTVGLSGGSSGYGSSGYSSGGYSGHQSSAGLSGLSAAELASGSSFGASSNSAASFGASHSANFGSSSSFGANSNFASGASNGASVVIPVSGGSSSSFSEQSENVHQQVIPEVVASGSGSSGHESYIHHEERRTESKPAISYTVPVGGSENYVHHEERRVQSQTAAPIISYAPSGGHESYVHHEERRTQSQPVIHYTAPSGGSENYYHHEERRVAAQPVIQYTVPSGGAENYVHHEERRVQSQAVPVIQYTAPSGGSEKYVSIKEQRIQQAAPVQIISSPSGHESYVNYRQVTTSAQPQIIVPSVGGSHSSYVQHSAASNTASQLGNLLSGSLTAGQTGFSGLGSSSLTSANSGFGSQSRYGAQSGFGAQSGYSAQHGFGAQSQFGAQHGFGAASNAAITQGAAFGSGFGSQSKFGSQFGAESSFNSKFGSSFGADSAFGASSGLSAGAGSSGLHHYISESERLAKAQAQDIGYGGVRAGGSQLADLSAGYGSNAGLSGGFGGSGGGFKTKSWEKASKWSSQSEFGPDGQVKNFKELSTGESENYDINGKRVGYKAATTTLDDNGKVSSYSLHT, from the exons ATGAAGAGTTTTACAGCCATTGTATTGGCAATCTGCGTCTGCGCAGTGGCTGCAG aagaGCTCGAGAACAG ACACTACAGTCAACACCATCAAACGGTTCAAGAGGCTAAACAAAAATTGGGAGATGTAGCTTCTGGCTTCGATGG GCAACAACATGCTTCCTTTGAAGAGGTCAGCTCTTATGGTGGGGTGGGCACTGTCGGACTTTCAGGTGGTAGTAGCGGATACGGCAGCAGTGGCTACAGTAGCGGTGGCTATTCTGGTCATCAAAGCTCCGCTGGTTTATCAGGTCTTTCAGCCGCTGAATTGGCAAGTGGTTCGTCTTTCGGTGCATCCAGTAATAGCGCTGCTTCATTTGGTGCAAGTCACTCAGCGAACTTTGGTAGCTCTTCATCATTCGGCGCTAATTCGAACTTTGCCAGTGGCGCCAGCAATGGAGCTTCTGTTGTGATACCCGTCTCAGGTGGATCATCAAGCAGTTTCTCAGAACAGAGTGAAAATGTACATCAACAAGTCATACCTGAAGTTGTCGCTTCAGGAAGTGGTTCTAGTGGTCATGAAAGTTATATCCACCATGAAGAACGCCGTACTGAAAGCAAACCTGCCATTAGTTATACCGTACCTGTTGGTGGCTCTGAGAACTATGTGCACCACGAGGAACGTCGTGTACAGTCGCAAACTGCAGCACCAATTATTTCATACGCACCATCGGGTGGTCACGAAAGTTATGTACACCACGAGGAACGTCGCACACAAAGCCAACCCGTTATCCACTACACTGCCCCATCTGGTGGCTCCGAAAACTACTATCACCATGAAGAACGTCGTGTTGCTGCTCAACCCGTTATTCAGTACACTGTGCCCAGTGGTGGTGCTGAGAACTATGTCCACCACGAAGAACGACGTGTACAAAGTCAAGCTGTGCCTGTAATTCAATACACCGCACCATCTGGTGGCTCAGAGAAATACGTATCCATTAAAGAGCAACGTATTCAACAAGCTGCACCCGTTCAAATTATTTCTTCTCCTTCCGGCCATGAGTCTTATGTTAATTATCGTCAAGTGACCACCTCAGCTCAACCCCAAATTATTGTACCATCTGTCGGTGGCTCCCACTCTTCTTACGTACAACACTCTGCTGCTTCAAACACAGCTTCTCAATTAGGCAATCTGTTGAGTGGTTCATTGACTGCAGGTCAAACAGGCTTCAGTGGTCTCG GCTCAAGTTCGCTTACATCCGCCAATTCTGGTTTCGGTTCCCAAAGTCGTTATGGTGCGCAAAGTGGTTTTGGAGCTCAAAGCGGATACAGCGCCCAACATGGATTTGGTGCTCAAAGCCAATTCGGCGCTCAACACGGATTCGGTGCAGCCAGCAATGCGGCCATTACACAGGGCGCTGCTTTTGGCAGTGGCTTCGGCTCACAATCCAAATTTGGCTCCCAATTCGGTGCTGAGTCTAGCTTCAACTCTAAATTTGGTTCAAGTTTCGGAGCAGATTCTGCATTTGGCGCAAGCTCAGGTTTGTCCGCTGGCGCAGGCTCTTCGGGCTTACATCACTACATTTCTGAATCCGAGCGTTTGGCTAAAGCCCAAGCCCAAGATATCGGCTATGGTGGCGTACGTGCTGGCGGTAGCCAATTGGCCGACTTGTCTGCAGGTTATGGTAGCAATGCCGGTCTTTCAGGCGGTTTTGGCGGCTCTGGCGGTggttttaaaacaaaatcttGGGAAAAGGCTTCGAAATGGTCTTCACAATCTGAG TTTGGTCCCGATGGTCAagtgaaaaatttcaaagagCTATCGACTGGCGAAAGCGAGAACTACGACATAAACGGCAAGCGCGTCGGCTACAAGGCAGCTACCACTACACTCGATGACAATGGCAAAGTCAGCAGCTACAGTCTTCACACATAA
- the LOC105218764 gene encoding filaggrin-2 isoform X1, producing the protein MKSFTAIVLAICVCAVAAEELENRRDFHKLHYSQHHQTVQEAKQKLGDVASGFDGQQHASFEEVSSYGGVGTVGLSGGSSGYGSSGYSSGGYSGHQSSAGLSGLSAAELASGSSFGASSNSAASFGASHSANFGSSSSFGANSNFASGASNGASVVIPVSGGSSSSFSEQSENVHQQVIPEVVASGSGSSGHESYIHHEERRTESKPAISYTVPVGGSENYVHHEERRVQSQTAAPIISYAPSGGHESYVHHEERRTQSQPVIHYTAPSGGSENYYHHEERRVAAQPVIQYTVPSGGAENYVHHEERRVQSQAVPVIQYTAPSGGSEKYVSIKEQRIQQAAPVQIISSPSGHESYVNYRQVTTSAQPQIIVPSVGGSHSSYVQHSAASNTASQLGNLLSGSLTAGQTGFSGLGSSSLTSANSGFGSQSRYGAQSGFGAQSGYSAQHGFGAQSQFGAQHGFGAASNAAITQGAAFGSGFGSQSKFGSQFGAESSFNSKFGSSFGADSAFGASSGLSAGAGSSGLHHYISESERLAKAQAQDIGYGGVRAGGSQLADLSAGYGSNAGLSGGFGGSGGGFKTKSWEKASKWSSQSEFGPDGQVKNFKELSTGESENYDINGKRVGYKAATTTLDDNGKVSSYSLHT; encoded by the exons ATGAAGAGTTTTACAGCCATTGTATTGGCAATCTGCGTCTGCGCAGTGGCTGCAG aagaGCTCGAGAACAG GCGTGATTTCCACAAATT ACACTACAGTCAACACCATCAAACGGTTCAAGAGGCTAAACAAAAATTGGGAGATGTAGCTTCTGGCTTCGATGG GCAACAACATGCTTCCTTTGAAGAGGTCAGCTCTTATGGTGGGGTGGGCACTGTCGGACTTTCAGGTGGTAGTAGCGGATACGGCAGCAGTGGCTACAGTAGCGGTGGCTATTCTGGTCATCAAAGCTCCGCTGGTTTATCAGGTCTTTCAGCCGCTGAATTGGCAAGTGGTTCGTCTTTCGGTGCATCCAGTAATAGCGCTGCTTCATTTGGTGCAAGTCACTCAGCGAACTTTGGTAGCTCTTCATCATTCGGCGCTAATTCGAACTTTGCCAGTGGCGCCAGCAATGGAGCTTCTGTTGTGATACCCGTCTCAGGTGGATCATCAAGCAGTTTCTCAGAACAGAGTGAAAATGTACATCAACAAGTCATACCTGAAGTTGTCGCTTCAGGAAGTGGTTCTAGTGGTCATGAAAGTTATATCCACCATGAAGAACGCCGTACTGAAAGCAAACCTGCCATTAGTTATACCGTACCTGTTGGTGGCTCTGAGAACTATGTGCACCACGAGGAACGTCGTGTACAGTCGCAAACTGCAGCACCAATTATTTCATACGCACCATCGGGTGGTCACGAAAGTTATGTACACCACGAGGAACGTCGCACACAAAGCCAACCCGTTATCCACTACACTGCCCCATCTGGTGGCTCCGAAAACTACTATCACCATGAAGAACGTCGTGTTGCTGCTCAACCCGTTATTCAGTACACTGTGCCCAGTGGTGGTGCTGAGAACTATGTCCACCACGAAGAACGACGTGTACAAAGTCAAGCTGTGCCTGTAATTCAATACACCGCACCATCTGGTGGCTCAGAGAAATACGTATCCATTAAAGAGCAACGTATTCAACAAGCTGCACCCGTTCAAATTATTTCTTCTCCTTCCGGCCATGAGTCTTATGTTAATTATCGTCAAGTGACCACCTCAGCTCAACCCCAAATTATTGTACCATCTGTCGGTGGCTCCCACTCTTCTTACGTACAACACTCTGCTGCTTCAAACACAGCTTCTCAATTAGGCAATCTGTTGAGTGGTTCATTGACTGCAGGTCAAACAGGCTTCAGTGGTCTCG GCTCAAGTTCGCTTACATCCGCCAATTCTGGTTTCGGTTCCCAAAGTCGTTATGGTGCGCAAAGTGGTTTTGGAGCTCAAAGCGGATACAGCGCCCAACATGGATTTGGTGCTCAAAGCCAATTCGGCGCTCAACACGGATTCGGTGCAGCCAGCAATGCGGCCATTACACAGGGCGCTGCTTTTGGCAGTGGCTTCGGCTCACAATCCAAATTTGGCTCCCAATTCGGTGCTGAGTCTAGCTTCAACTCTAAATTTGGTTCAAGTTTCGGAGCAGATTCTGCATTTGGCGCAAGCTCAGGTTTGTCCGCTGGCGCAGGCTCTTCGGGCTTACATCACTACATTTCTGAATCCGAGCGTTTGGCTAAAGCCCAAGCCCAAGATATCGGCTATGGTGGCGTACGTGCTGGCGGTAGCCAATTGGCCGACTTGTCTGCAGGTTATGGTAGCAATGCCGGTCTTTCAGGCGGTTTTGGCGGCTCTGGCGGTggttttaaaacaaaatcttGGGAAAAGGCTTCGAAATGGTCTTCACAATCTGAG TTTGGTCCCGATGGTCAagtgaaaaatttcaaagagCTATCGACTGGCGAAAGCGAGAACTACGACATAAACGGCAAGCGCGTCGGCTACAAGGCAGCTACCACTACACTCGATGACAATGGCAAAGTCAGCAGCTACAGTCTTCACACATAA